The genomic window CGTGAACGGGTTTCTCGGCGGTCACGGAATCAAAGGCGAACGGTTCGTGGAGATCGTTCGGGAGAGCCTCCTCATCGATCAGGTCAAGCTTTCGCTTGTGGCTCCCATCCAGGTGGGACCGGGAGAGGTGGAGAGGCTCTACCGGTCGGAGTTCGGCCCGGCCAAGCTGACGGTCGTTCGGCTGTCGCTGGAGCAGTTCCTCCCGTCGGTCACGGTGACCCCGGAGCAGGTCGACGCGGAGCTCCGGCTGCACGGGTCGGATCCTTCGCTGCGGATTCCCGAGCAGCGGAAGATCGCCTTCGTCGAGTTTGCGCTCCCGCCGGAACAGAGCAAGCTTCCCGAGAAGGAAAAGAAGGAAGCGGAGGAGAAGCTCTTGCAGCGGGCGGAGGATTTTGCGGTGACCGTGAGCCGGGAAGTGGCCAAGAAGAAGGCCTTTTGGGAAAAGGCGCAGCAGCAGGGGCTTGCCGTCCAGGAAATCGGATCGGTCTCCGAGGAGAATCCTCCCGATCTGCCCGGGGGAGAGGGGCCCGCCCTCGCCGAGGCCGCCTTCGCCCTTTCCGAGGAGAATCCGATCAGCGACCCGATCCGAACGCCCGGGGGCTTTCGGGTGCTGGTGCTTACGGAAGTGGAGCCGAGCCGATCCCGGCCGCAGGCGGAGATCCGCGAAATCCTGCAACGGAGGCTGGCCGAGCGGCTTGCGTTCGGGAAGCTTCTCGAGCAGGGAAAGGAGACGGCGCAGAGCCTCCGGAAGGAGCTTGCGGCAGGCAAGTCATTTGCGGATCTCGTGCGGGAGAGGAAGCTGGCGGCGGAAAGCTTGACTCATTTCGTTCCCGCCGAGCCGTCCAAGGAGCTGCGGGACGGAGCGGAGATCGCGCTCGTGAGCCATCTCCTGGATCCTGGGGACCTCAGCCCGTTCACTCCGGTCCCGGGCGGCGGAATTCTTGTCTACCTGGAGTCACGGGAGCTTCCGGCTGTCCCGGAAAGCAAGGAGCTCCGGCACCAGATTGAGGAAGGGCTGCGGGAAAGTCGCGAGCAGGAATTTTTGGAGGAGTGGCTGACGGAAGAGAATCGAAAGCCGGGATACCAGTTGCCCAAGAGCTTGGCGAGCATGGGTCAGGAGGAACCTTGACCCGCGTTCGCGGCCTCCGCTCCTTGGGGCGGGGTGTCTCTTTGCGAACGGGCCGCCTCCGGCAGAGTGGGCCAGGCCCGGAGCCGAGCATCAGAAGTGGGAACTCCTGACGACGATGGAAAAGCAGGGAAAGGCGGGACGGCTCCTTCGCTTCCTCTTTGTGGGAGGCTCCATTGGTGGAATCGCGCTGACCGCCTATCTGACCGCGCTTTCCTGGTGGGGTAAGCTTCCCCCGGGCTGCAGCGCCGACGGAGGCTGCGGTACGGTCTTGACCAGCAGCTGGGCGAAGCTTTTCGGGCAGCCGGTAAGCTTGTACGGATTGGGCCTCTATGGTGCGCTTGCGGCTCTCTCGCTCTCGGGTTGGACGGCTTTCCGGCGAGGAGCCGCCCTCCTTCTCCTCCTCTTCGGGCTGCTCTGGAGCGCTCTCTTCGTCTACGTTTCGCTTTTCGTGCTTGGGGCGACCTGCCCCTACTGCCTGACCTCGGCGGGACTCCTTTTGACCCTGTTCGTCCTGCTTTTGCTCACACCGGGGCCCCAGCCGGATCGCCGCTTCTGGTTCGCCCTGCTGCCCGCCGTGCTGTTGGCTGGTGGGGGCGGCGTGGCCCTCTTTCACGTCTCATCGCTCCGGAGGGAAGGTGCGGCGCGCGCGGCAATGGTCGCCCAGCAGGAGGGGGAGGATCTGGCTTGGCTGGAGGCGCTGGCAACGCACCTGACCAAGAGCGGGGCGAAGTTCTACGGAGCGACTTGGTGCAATCATTGCCGGCTGCAGCGCGCGCTCTTCGGGAAGGCCGAGGCGCTCCTTCCCTTCGTCGATTGCGCGCCTGAAGGCCGAGGCGGTCCGATGGCCGCTCCGTGCCAGGAGATGGGTGTTCGGACCTTTCCCACCTGGACGATCGGCAATCGAAAGTACGAGGGGATCTTGATGCCCGAAACCTTGGCGGAGCTGACGGGCTTCCGCCCGCGCCCGGGCGGGAAGGGAGCTCCGCTGATCGGGCCCTGAGAGAGGCGGTTAAAACTTCCAGGCGAAGGTGCCTTGGAGCCAGAAGGGGAGGCCGGCCACGATACCGCCATAGTCGTTGGTTCGATCGGGCATGGAGCCGATGGCGTAGGGGAGCCAGTAGGGCTCGTTGGTCAGGTTGTAGATCCAGAGGGAGACTTCCCATTTTGGCTGGGAGTAGAAGATGCGGGCATTGATCAGGTATTGCCAGGGGATGGCGGTTGCGTAGTTGTAGCCGAGGAACTGCTGGCTCATGACGAGAGCGCTCAAGGTCGCGCCGAAGCCCGAGTCGGCCTGGTAGGTCACCATGGCGTTGACGACCTGCTGGGGCCAGCCGATGAAGGGGTAGCTGCCGGGAGGGAAGCTGGCATTGTTGTTGAGCGGGAGGTTGGCCTGGAGGGCGAGGGCGGTGGAGTAGGTTTGCGACATGGGCGGGCCGTAGGGCAAGCCGGACCAATCTTCGACTCCGCGGGCGAAGAAGTAGCCCGCACGCATCCACCAGTGGCGATCGGGCTGGTAGGTGAGGTTGGCTTCCAGGCCGGTAACGGTTGCCGGGGTGGGCGAGACATTGACGAAGTTGAAGAGGGGAATCTGCTGGGAGAAGCCCGCAAGCGAGGCATAGAGCCTGTTGTTCAGGAGGCTCCACTTGAAGCCTCCCTCGAAGAGCTGCTCCTGCAGGTCGAAGGAGCTGGAGGGGAGGCCGCTCGGGTAGACGTTGAATCCTCCGACCGCGCCCACGTTGGCGACATACATCCAGTTGTAGGTGAAGTAGGCGGTCCACCAGGGGAAAATCTTGTACAGGGCGCTGGCATTGATCATGGGAAGCTCCTGGATGGTTTGTGCCTGGACGAAGAGCTCGGGCGGGGTTCCTGGTGGGGTCTGGCTGGAGACGAAGTAGGTGGTGGCCCGGGCTCCAACGAGGAGGGAGAGCTTGTCGGTGATCTGGAGATCGTGCTGATAGAAGGGGGCAAGGGTCCAGTAGTTGGAGTCGGTCGTTCCGGCACTTCCATTGAGCGGCTCGAAGTAGACGCCGGGCATTCCCGGGATCGGCCACTCCCCGCCTCCCGGGGCGCGGGGATTGCGGATCAGGGATTGGAAGAAGGCCGTCTGGGTGAGGTTCCAGCTCGTGGGGTTGGTGCGGAGGATATCCCAGGCGTTTGCGCTGCCGAACCACATTTGGGATTCGTAATCGAGGTTGTGCTCGAATCCCCACTCGACGCCGGTGTCAATCTGGTGTTGGAGCAGAAGCTTGCCGAGGAGCTTGCTTTCCCGGGAGCTGCTTTCCTCGGATTGGCCCAACGGGGTGGCGAACTGGGCGAGGAGCTCGGTGCGGTTGTCGATCTCGTAATCTCCCATGGCGACTTCGGTATAGTAGGAGGCTGGCGCAACCACCGCGTTGCGCCCGTAGTAGGCGAAGGTGTTGTTGCGGAGCTGGAGGCCCTCTCCGAGCTGGAGCCGCTGGACGAGCTGGAGGAAACCCGTGTAGGCACGGCCTTCGGACTCGGGGTTGTTGGCGATCATTCTTCGGCTGATCGGCTCCAGGGGCCCCGCATAGCTGGCGAAGCCGGGGTTATTGACCGTCCCGATCTGGACTTGGGAGAGGGGCAGGGAGCCGGTGTTGTAGAGCCCATCTTGGATGAGAGCGCTGGTCGGCCGGTTCATCCACGACATCATTGGCGTGAAATCGTAGGTGCCGAAATCGGAGTAGAAGTCGACCGAGTAGTTGTCGGTGGGGCGGGCGCCGAGAGCAAGGTAGACATTCTGCTGGTCATTATGAACGTCGGGCTGGTAGTAGCTTCCGTTCTCGATGCCCATGTAGCTCAGCCGATAGGCGACCTTCTGCTCCTTGTCGATCGGACCGCCGATGTCGGCTCCCCACATGTAGTTTTGATACATGCCCGTGGTATCCCACACCTGCCCGCGGAAGCGGTCGAAATAGGGCTGCTTGGTGATGTAGTTGACCGTACCGCCGGCCGCCTGCTCTTGGCCAAAGACGGCGGTGGCCGGCCCCTCGGTGATGTCCTCGGACTCGACCATGTTCCAATTGAAGGGGGTCAGGGGCATGCCCGCTTGGAGAGCGGTAAACTGGATGCCATTGATGTAGGGCTGTGCGGCCATGCCGCGGACGGAGGGGGCGGCCATCATGCCGCCGCTGTTTTCGCTGATGGCACCCGGGATCAGGAAAGCGGTGCTCAAGGGATCGAGGTAGCCTTGGGCGGTCATGCCCGAGGAGCGCATCAGGGTCTGGTTGACCGGGGTGACCTGCCGCGGGGTGTCGAGGACCGAGAGGTCGAGGCCGTAGACCGAGGAGCTGTCGGTCGGCAGGACGTCCGAGGCGGGAGGAGGTGCCGCCGTCACGGAGACTTCGGGGAGCGTGGTCGTGGTTTCCATGGCGGGCGTGGACGACTCGAATGGAGCTCCGTATCCCGCGCTCTCGTAAAGGAGGAGGAGTGAAAGGAGCGCGGCGGAGACGGGGCGAATGCCCCCGCCTCCTCGGCGGGATGGAGGCGAGGAAGGTCCTGCGCTCCGCCGGTGAGGCCTCATGTGGGCCAAGAGTAGAAGAAAGAGGTGAGAATCCGCTATCGCGCTCTTGCGAATTTTTGATGGAAGATTGCGCGGAGGCACGCTTTCCCGGTGCGTCGGCCTCTGCCCGCGTCTTGGGGAAACGCTATGTCGCCAGCAGGCGCCGGGGCTCGATGCCGAAGAGCGGGGCTAAGCGGAAGAGGCCAAAGATCAGGAAGCCGACGAGCGGCAGGCTCACTGCGACCGGGGCGGGGAGGCGCGCGCCCTGGCCCAGGATGAGGAAGAAGCGATAGATCAGGAAGAAGGCGATCAGGATGAAGATCGCGTGGAAGACGCCCGCGGTCGGGTGCCTCCGATTGAGCCGGGCTCCTTCCGAGAGCCCGAGCAGGAGGAGGACGAAGGCGGAGCAGG from Methylacidimicrobium sp. B4 includes these protein-coding regions:
- a CDS encoding SurA N-terminal domain-containing protein, translating into MLKLFRSHSGFLVLILGLIGLSFLLFYNVPALSRLRGGALGKIAGEGVTLETFRLSRQAAEMELALFSGGRVPRRGGMDRLLNEIAWGRLVFLAEAKRLHCVVPDDVVVRAIEALPFLQKDGQYSEELYNQFVNGFLGGHGIKGERFVEIVRESLLIDQVKLSLVAPIQVGPGEVERLYRSEFGPAKLTVVRLSLEQFLPSVTVTPEQVDAELRLHGSDPSLRIPEQRKIAFVEFALPPEQSKLPEKEKKEAEEKLLQRAEDFAVTVSREVAKKKAFWEKAQQQGLAVQEIGSVSEENPPDLPGGEGPALAEAAFALSEENPISDPIRTPGGFRVLVLTEVEPSRSRPQAEIREILQRRLAERLAFGKLLEQGKETAQSLRKELAAGKSFADLVRERKLAAESLTHFVPAEPSKELRDGAEIALVSHLLDPGDLSPFTPVPGGGILVYLESRELPAVPESKELRHQIEEGLRESREQEFLEEWLTEENRKPGYQLPKSLASMGQEEP
- a CDS encoding TonB-dependent siderophore receptor, which gives rise to METTTTLPEVSVTAAPPPASDVLPTDSSSVYGLDLSVLDTPRQVTPVNQTLMRSSGMTAQGYLDPLSTAFLIPGAISENSGGMMAAPSVRGMAAQPYINGIQFTALQAGMPLTPFNWNMVESEDITEGPATAVFGQEQAAGGTVNYITKQPYFDRFRGQVWDTTGMYQNYMWGADIGGPIDKEQKVAYRLSYMGIENGSYYQPDVHNDQQNVYLALGARPTDNYSVDFYSDFGTYDFTPMMSWMNRPTSALIQDGLYNTGSLPLSQVQIGTVNNPGFASYAGPLEPISRRMIANNPESEGRAYTGFLQLVQRLQLGEGLQLRNNTFAYYGRNAVVAPASYYTEVAMGDYEIDNRTELLAQFATPLGQSEESSSRESKLLGKLLLQHQIDTGVEWGFEHNLDYESQMWFGSANAWDILRTNPTSWNLTQTAFFQSLIRNPRAPGGGEWPIPGMPGVYFEPLNGSAGTTDSNYWTLAPFYQHDLQITDKLSLLVGARATTYFVSSQTPPGTPPELFVQAQTIQELPMINASALYKIFPWWTAYFTYNWMYVANVGAVGGFNVYPSGLPSSSFDLQEQLFEGGFKWSLLNNRLYASLAGFSQQIPLFNFVNVSPTPATVTGLEANLTYQPDRHWWMRAGYFFARGVEDWSGLPYGPPMSQTYSTALALQANLPLNNNASFPPGSYPFIGWPQQVVNAMVTYQADSGFGATLSALVMSQQFLGYNYATAIPWQYLINARIFYSQPKWEVSLWIYNLTNEPYWLPYAIGSMPDRTNDYGGIVAGLPFWLQGTFAWKF
- a CDS encoding vitamin K epoxide reductase family protein: MEKQGKAGRLLRFLFVGGSIGGIALTAYLTALSWWGKLPPGCSADGGCGTVLTSSWAKLFGQPVSLYGLGLYGALAALSLSGWTAFRRGAALLLLLFGLLWSALFVYVSLFVLGATCPYCLTSAGLLLTLFVLLLLTPGPQPDRRFWFALLPAVLLAGGGGVALFHVSSLRREGAARAAMVAQQEGEDLAWLEALATHLTKSGAKFYGATWCNHCRLQRALFGKAEALLPFVDCAPEGRGGPMAAPCQEMGVRTFPTWTIGNRKYEGILMPETLAELTGFRPRPGGKGAPLIGP